One Chloroflexota bacterium genomic region harbors:
- a CDS encoding vitamin B12-dependent ribonucleotide reductase, which produces MARSAAPVPSKTNGNGNGHKGAAKATGPGQARATGPGKAEKGKAAGYHQLQSGEQPTWKGISVERRFTRPGVDPYDTVEWDAREATITNEHGEVVFEQKGLEFPKSWSALATNVVASKYFRGTLDTPERETSVKQMIGRVADTITGWGRTDAYFATPEDADTFHAELTDILLKQRAAFNSPVWFNVGIDAHPQCSACFINSVDDTMDSILTLAHTEGMLFKFGSGTGSNLSTLRSRREGLRGGGSASGPVSFMKGFDAFAGVIKSGGKTRRAAKMVILNVDHPDVEEFIDCKMKEEKKAWALIDAGYDGNFNGGEAYDSVFFQNSNNSVRVTDAFMEAVEQDADWTTKAVTDGRAMDTVKARYLLNKMAQAAWICGDPGIQYHDTVNRWHTSANTAPINASNPCSEYMYLDDSACNLASLNLMKFVADGGEFAVEDFKHAVRVVLTAQEIIVDNASYPTQRIGDNSHAYRPLGLGYANLGALLMNRGLAYDSDEGRSYSAGITALMQAEAELQSARISRDQGGPFAGYARNAKPYLKVMGMHRDAAYRLDRRLIPADLLDATLNTWDEVVAAGKEHGFRNGQVSVLAPTGTIAFLMDCDTTGVEPDIALIKYKRLVGGGYLKIVNNTVPHALKRLGYSAAQAEEIVAYIDEQETIEGAPHLREEHLAVFDCAFKPANGHRSIHYNGHLKMMAAVQPFISGAISKTVNMPEASTPEEIAQVYIDGWKLGLKAIAIYRDNSKRSQPLNVKKEGSQGAAGTTAVAGTTAAAAPPKPYRRRLPDERASITHKFNVAGHEGYLTVGLYEDGQPGEIFLRMAKEGSTISGLMDAFATAVSIALQYGVPLRDLVNKFSHLRFEPAGFTTNPDVPMAKSLIDYIFRYLATKFLSRDEQDQVGVINRQMTLAEADAVSGEHAAMGTPSASEGAAPAAAEPQSASAPARGVGGSDRVSESQTDTDVQDEAVPEPLPGLMDGLKIVAQNGSRAREERLSAGQPTVIFDTADSPACFECGSIMVRNGSCYKCLNCGSTSGCS; this is translated from the coding sequence CCCAAGAGCTGGTCCGCGCTGGCCACCAACGTGGTCGCCTCCAAGTACTTCCGCGGCACGCTGGACACGCCGGAGCGCGAGACAAGCGTCAAGCAGATGATCGGCCGGGTGGCCGACACCATCACCGGATGGGGCCGCACGGACGCCTACTTCGCCACCCCCGAAGATGCCGACACCTTCCACGCCGAGCTGACCGACATCCTGCTCAAGCAGCGCGCGGCCTTCAACTCGCCGGTCTGGTTCAACGTGGGCATCGACGCCCATCCGCAGTGCAGCGCCTGCTTCATCAACAGCGTCGACGACACCATGGACTCCATCCTGACCCTGGCCCACACCGAGGGCATGCTCTTCAAGTTCGGCAGCGGCACGGGAAGCAACCTGTCAACCCTGCGCAGCAGGCGCGAAGGGCTCCGGGGTGGAGGATCGGCCTCCGGCCCGGTGAGCTTCATGAAGGGCTTCGACGCGTTCGCGGGCGTCATCAAGTCCGGTGGCAAGACCCGGCGCGCGGCCAAGATGGTGATCCTCAACGTCGACCACCCCGACGTGGAGGAGTTCATCGACTGCAAGATGAAGGAAGAGAAGAAGGCCTGGGCCCTCATCGACGCCGGCTATGACGGCAACTTCAACGGGGGCGAGGCGTACGACTCGGTCTTCTTCCAGAACTCGAACAACTCCGTCCGCGTGACCGATGCCTTCATGGAGGCGGTCGAGCAGGACGCCGACTGGACCACCAAAGCGGTGACCGATGGGCGGGCGATGGACACGGTCAAGGCCCGATACCTGCTGAACAAGATGGCCCAGGCGGCCTGGATCTGCGGCGACCCGGGGATCCAGTACCACGACACGGTGAACCGCTGGCACACCAGCGCCAACACGGCCCCCATCAACGCCAGTAACCCATGCAGCGAGTACATGTACCTCGACGACTCGGCCTGCAATCTGGCCAGCCTGAACCTCATGAAGTTCGTGGCCGATGGCGGCGAATTCGCGGTCGAGGACTTCAAGCACGCGGTTCGCGTGGTCCTCACCGCGCAGGAGATCATCGTCGACAACGCGAGCTACCCCACCCAGCGGATCGGGGACAACAGCCACGCCTATCGGCCGCTGGGGCTGGGCTACGCCAACCTGGGCGCCCTGCTCATGAACCGCGGACTGGCCTACGACTCCGACGAGGGGCGGTCGTACAGCGCCGGCATCACGGCCCTCATGCAGGCCGAGGCGGAGCTGCAGTCAGCGCGGATCAGCCGCGACCAGGGCGGCCCGTTCGCGGGCTACGCCCGCAACGCCAAGCCGTACCTCAAGGTCATGGGCATGCACCGCGATGCGGCCTATCGGCTGGATCGGCGGCTCATCCCCGCCGACCTGCTGGACGCCACCCTCAACACCTGGGACGAGGTGGTCGCGGCGGGCAAGGAGCACGGCTTCCGCAACGGGCAGGTATCGGTCCTGGCGCCCACCGGCACCATCGCGTTCCTGATGGACTGCGACACGACCGGGGTGGAGCCCGACATCGCGCTCATCAAGTACAAGCGCCTGGTGGGTGGCGGCTATCTGAAGATCGTCAACAACACCGTCCCCCACGCTCTCAAACGCCTCGGCTACAGCGCCGCGCAGGCGGAGGAAATCGTCGCCTACATCGACGAGCAGGAGACGATCGAGGGGGCGCCGCACCTGCGCGAGGAGCACCTGGCGGTGTTCGACTGCGCCTTCAAGCCTGCCAACGGGCATCGGTCCATTCACTACAACGGCCATCTCAAGATGATGGCCGCGGTTCAGCCGTTCATCAGCGGGGCCATCTCCAAGACGGTGAACATGCCGGAGGCCAGTACCCCGGAGGAGATTGCCCAGGTGTACATCGATGGCTGGAAGCTGGGCCTGAAGGCCATCGCCATCTACCGCGACAACTCGAAGCGTTCGCAGCCGCTGAACGTGAAGAAAGAAGGCTCCCAGGGAGCGGCGGGCACCACGGCCGTTGCGGGCACAACGGCCGCCGCCGCTCCCCCCAAACCCTACCGACGCCGCCTGCCCGATGAGCGGGCCAGCATCACCCACAAGTTCAACGTGGCCGGCCACGAGGGGTATCTCACGGTGGGCCTCTATGAGGACGGGCAGCCGGGCGAGATCTTCCTGCGCATGGCCAAGGAGGGGTCGACCATCAGCGGGCTGATGGACGCGTTCGCGACCGCGGTCAGCATCGCGCTCCAGTACGGGGTCCCGCTGCGGGACCTGGTGAACAAGTTCAGCCACCTGCGCTTCGAGCCGGCGGGATTCACGACCAACCCGGACGTGCCCATGGCCAAGTCGCTGATCGACTACATCTTCCGGTACTTGGCCACCAAGTTCCTGAGCCGGGACGAGCAGGACCAGGTGGGGGTGATCAACCGGCAGATGACCCTCGCAGAAGCGGATGCAGTGAGTGGGGAGCACGCCGCCATGGGCACCCCCTCGGCAAGCGAGGGGGCAGCCCCGGCGGCGGCAGAACCACAGTCCGCCTCGGCTCCGGCACGGGGCGTTGGTGGTTCCGACCGGGTCAGCGAGTCACAGACCGATACCGATGTTCAGGACGAGGCAGTACCTGAGCCGTTGCCGGGGTTGATGGATGGGTTGAAGATCGTGGCCCAGAACGGGTCCCGTGCCCGGGAGGAGCGTTTGTCAGCCGGTCAGCCAACCGTGATCTTTGATACAGCCGATTCGCCGGCCTGCTTCGAATGCGGCTCGATCATGGTCCGCAACGGAAGCTGCTACAAGTGCCTCAACTGCGGCTCAACGAGCGGGTGTAGTTAG